Genomic DNA from Paenibacillus sp. KS-LC4:
GTTATACGTGGAGCAATCGACACTCAACCGTATTACAAACAATAGTATCGTTGGAAACTTTATTGGCCTCCAGTTGCTAGATGCTGAAAACAATACGATGAGCGGAAATCAGTTTATTGGCAATGTGGCAAGTGCTGAGTCTAGGAACAGTGTCAATAATACACTCGATGGAAACTATTGGGATACTTTTCAAGGCATTGATCTGGACGGAGATGGAAAAAGCGAGATTTCATACGCGATTAATCCTTTTTTTCAAAGCCTTGTGAAAGCAAAGCCAGGCTTTCAGCTTTTCTTTCAGTCTCCAGGTATGGTTTTTCTTGAAGGGCTTTACCAGTCGCAAAGAGAGCAATGGGCATCAGATGCTTCTCCTTTGATGCAGCCAACGGGAAATGCTCGCTTCGTTATATCCAAGCAGACCTTGCACCACTCCGCTATCATAGGGGTTTTACTGCTTTGTCTATCTATATTAATTATTTATACGGGGGTAAGAAAAAGATGAAAAAGAAGTCATTTAACGCCATGCTTTTGATAATAGTTATTGCACTGCTAACGAGTGCCTGTGGAGCAAAGGAATACAAGCCGCAGGCAATTAATGAAGAAACCGATACATGTGTCATTTGTAACATGGCGGTAAAAGACGACCCTTATGCTACGCAAATCATTACGAAGGATGGACAATCCCTGAAATTTGATGACATTGGCTGTATGAACGATTGGAAGGTTCAAAATGGAATGGAGACGGTAGGAGCAGAGTTTGTTAGGGACCATAACAGCGGGAACTGGCTCAAATATGAAAATGCCTATTATGCTTACGACGCGGAATATGTGACCCCGATGGCTTACGGCGTTATCGCCTTTGAGAACCAGGCTTCCGCACAAGCATATATCGCTGAACAAGGGAAGGGCGAATTGCTTAGCTCAGCTGATCTAAAGGATCATAAGTGGGAAGTGAACCGCGATATGATGGACATGGAAAATATGGAGATGCACAACGAAAGCATGCACTCCCATGATAATAAAGAAGAGATGGAAATGGGTCATGGAACAGAAGGGAAGGACTCGTGATTCAGACCGCGCACGTTGCAATAAGGGAAGTAAGGCTAGGGTTTCGCAATCCGTGGGCGTATTCCTTCATGGGACTTTTTGCTTTATTTATGCTATGTCTGCTCCTCATCAATGCGCAGGGTTATGTCCAAGGCTATTCGGGTACTACGGGGACGACGCTTAACTTAATTTTATACTTATTGCCACTAATGGCATTGCTGCTGGGTTCTTTCTCCTTGACTGCCGAGAAGGAGGACGGGAGCTGGGAGCTGTTATCCGTCTATCCGTTAAGCACATGGTCCTTTATCCTCGGCAAATATATCGGGCTCGCGATTGTGCTGCTTGTTATTGTTTCGATAGGCTTCGGTCTGGCAGGTGCTCTAGGATTTACTGCAGGCTCTGGCTTTGGACTGCTTACTTACTTGCAACTGCTGGCTTTTTCCAGTAGCATGGCCTTATTTTTTCTAGCTATCGCCCTGTTAATAGGTACGCTAGCGAAAAACCGTTGGCAGGCATTAACGATTGCCGTAGCGATCTGGTTTTTTGCGATTATTGGCTGGCCTCCACTGCTTATTTCTGTGCTTGGCTTCATGCCTTACCCCATGATTAAACCTACGGTGACGCTGCTTACCTTTCTTAATCCAGCCGAGCTGTCCCGGCTATTTACAGTTGTGAGG
This window encodes:
- a CDS encoding nitrous oxide reductase accessory protein NosL gives rise to the protein MKKKSFNAMLLIIVIALLTSACGAKEYKPQAINEETDTCVICNMAVKDDPYATQIITKDGQSLKFDDIGCMNDWKVQNGMETVGAEFVRDHNSGNWLKYENAYYAYDAEYVTPMAYGVIAFENQASAQAYIAEQGKGELLSSADLKDHKWEVNRDMMDMENMEMHNESMHSHDNKEEMEMGHGTEGKDS
- a CDS encoding ABC transporter permease subunit, giving the protein MGLFALFMLCLLLINAQGYVQGYSGTTGTTLNLILYLLPLMALLLGSFSLTAEKEDGSWELLSVYPLSTWSFILGKYIGLAIVLLVIVSIGFGLAGALGFTAGSGFGLLTYLQLLAFSSSMALFFLAIALLIGTLAKNRWQALTIAVAIWFFAIIGWPPLLISVLGFMPYPMIKPTVTLLTFLNPAELSRLFTVVRLGGGAILGPEYYEWITWIRRPSGSFDFVAVALIWIGSVMAAAQLIWERRRLRG